Proteins from a single region of Bos javanicus breed banteng chromosome 7, ARS-OSU_banteng_1.0, whole genome shotgun sequence:
- the CD70 gene encoding CD70 antigen, translating to MVERAWSLPLTDIPREGHGWSLAGSDRLRGPRGCEKAEASFPLPACPLRTLPAATQLMKCSWRTMMAPEEAASCQVPRWPWASILRVTILVLLSTGTCYLVCNLCFSQQQQLDSTRWDLAELQLNHTGSRQDPRLPWQGSPALGRSFLHGPKLDDNGQLQIQRDGIYRLHIQVTLANCSSSTWTAEPQRATLTVAICSPAAHSISLLRLSFHRGGCWVASQRLTFLARGDILCTNLTLPLLPSRNADETFFGIQWVHP from the exons ATGGTAGAACGAGCCTGGTCCCTCCCTTTGACGGACATCCCCAGGGAGGGGCATGGTTGGTCCCTGGCAGGTTCAGACAGGCTGAGAGGGCCCCGTGGCTGTGAGAAAGCTGAAGCTTCCTTCCCCCTTCCTGCCTGCCCTCTGCGCACCCTCCCTGCTGCCACACAGCTGATGAAGTGCTCGTGGAGGACCATGATGGCACCAGAGGAGGCTGCAAGCTGCCAGGTGCCCCGCTGGCCCTGGGCATCCATCCTGAGGGTGACTATCTTGGTGCTTCTTAGCACAGGCACATGCTACCTCGTCTGCAACCTGTGCttcagccagcagcagcagctggattcAACCAGG tggGACTTAGCAGAGCTCCAGCTGAATCATACAG GGTCGCGGCAGGACCCCAGGCTGCCCTGGCAGGGGAGCCCCGCCCTGGGACGCTCCTTCTTGCATGGGCCAAAGCTGGACGACAACGGGCAGCTGCAGATCCAACGTGATGGCATTTATAGGCTGCACATCCAGGTGACATTAGCCAACTGCTCCTCCTCCACGTGGACCGCCGAGCCCCAGAGAGCTACGCTGACGGTAGCCATCTGCTCCCCTGCCGCGCACAGCATCAGCCTGCTACGCCTCAGCTTCCACCGCGGAGGCTGCTGGGTCGCCTCCCAGCGCCTCACCTTCCTGGCTCGCGGGGACATTCTCTGCACCAACCTTACTCTGCCTCTGTTGCCTTCCAGAAACGCTGATGAGACTTTTTTTGGGATTCAGTGGGTGCACCCTTGA